The genomic stretch AGACCAGCCTTGGGCCCTGATGGCCTGGACTTCACTCAGCGGCCGCGCAGGCTGCCGACCATCTCCTTGAACAGGCCCAGATTGGCGCCGGCGCGGCGGCGGGCCCGGGGCAGTGCGCCGGAGGGGGTCAGGCACTCGGGGGAGAAGGTGACGACGCTTGGGGCCGGACGGTTCTCCTGCTCACGACGCAGCTCGGCTGCGATCGCCTCGGCGGTGGTGAGCACAGGGGCCGCTCCAGTGGAGGCGGCGTCAGCAGAAGCGGCAGCAGCGGTGGGCGCGTCAGCAGGGGCCGCCACGGCCGCCGCTGGTTGAGCCTTGGCCCCCTTGGCTGGCTTGGCCGGCCTGGCCGCCACGGGAGCCACCACCGCCGGCTTGACGTCCGCGTCCTTGTCGAGGTTGAGGAAGAACCCCTTGGGCTTGAAGATCATGTCGCCGGCCAGCCAGGACGTGTGGGCTGATTATCCGCCGCGGCCGCTCCGTCACCGCCGGCCCTTAGGGGAGTGCAACAGAGGCCTGCGGCGGCGCCGGGGAAACTGGTGGCCTCCGTCCGTGCGCCGTGCTGACCGCCCTGCCCTCCGCCCCGCCGCCTGCGGCCCAGTGGCTGCTGGCCCTCGTGATCAACACCGTGCTGATCGCCCTGGCCCAGCGGCTGCCGCTGCTCACCAGGGCCGGCTGGGTGCACGCCGGCATCCTCGGCACCCTGCTCTGGGGCTCCCTCGGCTGGCGCGGCTGGCTCTCAGTGGTGCTTTACCTGGCCCTGGGCTCGGCCGTGACCCGGCTGGGGATCCGGCGCAAGCGGGAGCAGGGGTTGGCGGAAGGCCGTGGCGGCCGGCGCGGGCCCGAGAACGTCTGGGGCTCGGCGGCCACCGGCGCCGTGCTGGCCCTGCTCACCACCGTGCCGGGAGCGCCTGGTCCCCTGTTGATGCTGGGCTTCGCCGCCAGCTTCGCCGCCAAGCTGGCCGACACCTGCGGAAGCGAGATCGGCAAGCGCTGGGGCCGCACCACCGTGCTGATCACCACCCTGCGGCCGGTGCCCCCGGGCAGCGAAGGGGCCATCAGCCTCGAGGGAAGCCTCGCCAGCCTCGGCGGCAGCGCCGTGATGGCCGCAGTGCTGCTGGTCCTAGGCCTGCTGCCCACCGCCGCCGCGGCCCTGCTGGTGACGGCGGTGGGTCTGGTGGCCACGCTGATCGAAAGCCTGATCGGCGCCACGCTGCAGGGGCGTCTGGCCTGGCTCAGCAATGAACTGGTGAACGGCCTGCAGACCTTGATCGCCGCCGTGCTGGCGATGGCGCTGGCCCCGATTCTGGGGCTCTGAGCCCGGGGGCCTGGCCCGCCCGCACCAGCTGCTGGATCTCTTCGCGCAACAGCAGCACCAGCGCATCGAAGCGCCTCTGGGTGGCCCGGGCCGT from Synechococcus sp. CBW1107 encodes the following:
- a CDS encoding DUF92 domain-containing protein, which encodes MLTALPSAPPPAAQWLLALVINTVLIALAQRLPLLTRAGWVHAGILGTLLWGSLGWRGWLSVVLYLALGSAVTRLGIRRKREQGLAEGRGGRRGPENVWGSAATGAVLALLTTVPGAPGPLLMLGFAASFAAKLADTCGSEIGKRWGRTTVLITTLRPVPPGSEGAISLEGSLASLGGSAVMAAVLLVLGLLPTAAAALLVTAVGLVATLIESLIGATLQGRLAWLSNELVNGLQTLIAAVLAMALAPILGL